Proteins from one Chroococcidiopsis sp. CCMEE 29 genomic window:
- a CDS encoding CHASE domain-containing protein, producing MKPDLLKPRPPRCPCFPYLVLGVFLLLTALFTYYTAIAAKAKDQLRFEKAVERTQNDIQNRLETYIALLRGGSGLFAASDQVTQAEFRAYVDRLELRRRYPGIQGIGFSVRVRQEESELKRAEYHSVIYLEPLDRRNKVAIGFDMFAEPIRRAAMERARDTGTPAASGRVTLLQEIDEQKQAGFLIYVPIYRNGVKLNTIAQRRAALRGFVYSPFRVEDLLQGIFGSEQQPLVDFQLYAGTELSSKNLLHHFSHNQTANGGSYQPRFTTTKTIKVAGQIWSISFASRPEFERVSEKSLVAYILLGGLLLSFVLFGVTRSQVYAHQRLQRLNASLERQVQERTAQLQQALDFEAMLKRIADKVRDSLDEHQILQTAVQELALILGIICCDAGLYNLADGTSTICYAYTASSNEEKFRTPSSLGCVVQMTDFPHGYYQLLQGQYFQFCEITPDPVRSQVAILACPVVDDQGVLGDLWLFKQKEDSFNELEIRLVQQVANQCAIAIRQARLYQASLAQVQQLEKLNQLKDDFLSTVSHELRTPIANMKMAIQMLKVAGGSPERRERYLEILQAECNRESELINDLLDLQRLEIVSYPIMLAEAVSLQDWLPSVIEPFQVRTQQRQQSLQIELPRNLPVLVSDRASLERILAELLNNACKYTPTGGEIVLSICYKSAEAVTVFTLSNSIEISAVELPRIFDKFYRVPNTDPWKQGGTGLGLALVQKLAERLQGTIMVESSGGWTTFTVQLPNQPRT from the coding sequence ATGAAACCGGACTTATTGAAACCCCGGCCACCGCGTTGCCCTTGTTTCCCCTATCTCGTTTTAGGGGTCTTTTTGCTACTCACGGCTTTGTTCACATACTACACCGCGATCGCAGCTAAAGCTAAAGACCAGTTACGGTTCGAGAAAGCAGTCGAGCGCACGCAAAACGACATTCAAAATCGCTTGGAGACTTACATTGCCCTCCTGCGGGGAGGCAGCGGCTTATTTGCTGCTAGCGACCAAGTCACTCAGGCTGAATTTCGGGCTTATGTTGACCGCCTAGAACTACGACGTCGCTATCCGGGAATACAAGGAATAGGCTTCTCTGTGCGGGTGAGGCAAGAAGAATCGGAACTTAAGCGTGCCGAGTATCACTCAGTCATTTACCTTGAACCGTTAGATCGGCGTAACAAGGTAGCTATCGGTTTCGACATGTTCGCAGAGCCAATACGCCGCGCTGCGATGGAACGCGCTCGCGACACTGGAACCCCCGCTGCTTCGGGTCGAGTTACACTGTTACAGGAAATTGACGAGCAGAAACAGGCTGGCTTCCTGATCTATGTTCCTATTTACCGTAACGGCGTCAAGCTCAACACAATTGCCCAGCGTCGAGCTGCATTGAGAGGCTTTGTCTACAGCCCCTTTCGGGTCGAAGACTTGCTCCAAGGCATCTTTGGCAGCGAGCAACAGCCCTTGGTTGACTTTCAGCTCTATGCCGGAACTGAACTCAGCTCCAAAAATCTGCTGCACCACTTTAGCCATAACCAGACGGCGAATGGCGGTTCCTACCAACCCCGCTTTACAACCACTAAAACGATTAAGGTTGCCGGACAAATCTGGAGCATCTCTTTTGCTTCTCGACCGGAATTTGAGCGGGTTTCGGAAAAAAGCTTGGTGGCTTATATCTTGCTTGGTGGGTTGCTGCTTAGTTTTGTGTTGTTTGGTGTTACGCGATCACAAGTTTATGCCCACCAACGCTTACAGCGGCTCAATGCTAGTTTAGAACGTCAGGTTCAAGAACGCACTGCCCAACTACAACAGGCGTTGGACTTTGAAGCCATGCTGAAACGAATCGCCGACAAAGTCCGTGACAGCCTTGATGAGCATCAGATTCTACAAACCGCTGTACAGGAATTAGCCCTGATACTTGGGATCATTTGTTGCGATGCTGGATTATACAACCTTGCCGACGGCACTTCCACCATTTGTTATGCGTACACAGCCTCCAGCAATGAAGAGAAATTTAGAACGCCCTCTTCTCTGGGGTGTGTCGTGCAAATGACAGACTTTCCTCACGGTTACTATCAGCTACTACAGGGACAGTATTTTCAATTCTGTGAAATAACGCCTGATCCTGTCCGAAGCCAGGTGGCAATACTAGCTTGTCCTGTTGTTGATGACCAGGGCGTTCTGGGTGACCTGTGGTTATTTAAACAGAAGGAAGACAGCTTTAATGAGTTAGAGATTCGCTTAGTGCAGCAGGTGGCGAATCAGTGTGCGATCGCCATTCGTCAAGCTCGACTGTATCAAGCCTCTCTGGCGCAAGTACAGCAACTGGAAAAATTAAATCAGCTCAAAGACGACTTCTTGAGTACCGTTTCCCATGAATTGCGGACTCCCATCGCCAATATGAAGATGGCGATCCAAATGCTAAAAGTTGCAGGTGGATCACCCGAACGACGAGAGCGCTATCTGGAGATCTTGCAAGCTGAGTGCAACCGTGAAAGTGAGTTGATTAATGACCTGCTGGACTTGCAGCGGCTAGAAATTGTGTCCTATCCCATCATGCTCGCCGAGGCTGTGAGCCTACAAGATTGGTTACCCAGCGTCATAGAGCCGTTTCAAGTTCGTACTCAACAACGTCAGCAAAGTTTACAAATTGAACTTCCCCGTAACCTTCCTGTGCTAGTTTCAGACCGCGCCAGCCTGGAACGAATCTTAGCAGAACTCCTGAATAATGCTTGCAAATACACTCCGACGGGTGGTGAGATTGTCCTAAGCATTTGCTACAAGTCTGCTGAGGCAGTAACTGTTTTTACCCTCAGTAATTCAATCGAGATTTCAGCAGTAGAGCTCCCACGTATCTTTGACAAATTTTATCGCGTTCCCAACACTGACCCTTGGAAACAAGGAGGCACAGGGTTAGGACTAGCTCTGGTACAGAAGCTAGCCGAACGATTGCAGGGTACAATTATGGTTGAGAGTTCCGGGGGATGGACTACCTTTACCGTCCAGTTACCTAATCAACCAAGAACTTAA
- a CDS encoding FAD-dependent oxidoreductase, with the protein MSRLLIIGGSDAGISAALRAREVNPKVDVTVVVADSFPNYSICGLPFYLSGEVPDWHNLAHRTAEEIAGEGIELLLDRTAQIIEPTNKIVTAVDRQGRSHSLKYDRLVVATGAASTQPRSIEGLDLPGVYLLHSMADSFAIHQHLTTHAPESAVIVGGGYIDLEMADALTHRGISVTVVQHSESVMKTLDPSLSEIVSEELQRHNVEVVTGLAIETIEQQGTQLLVKGEGFQTTTDMVVVAVGVKPAADLAQTAGVATGIKGAIKVNLRLETDVPDIYAAGDCVETWHRLLKKYTYLPLGTTAHKQGRIAGENAVGGNREFAGSLGTQVVKVFELAIARTGLRDSEAADAGFDPFTVAFETWDHKAYYPGAHKLYMRITGDRQTNRLLGAQIVGHHQAEIAKRIDIFATALFHNMKIDQLNDLDLSYAPPFSSPWDPIQMGAQAWVKSQQQSDRPIPVHA; encoded by the coding sequence ATGAGCCGTTTGCTAATCATCGGTGGTAGTGACGCAGGTATTAGTGCAGCTTTAAGGGCAAGGGAGGTAAACCCTAAAGTTGATGTAACTGTTGTAGTAGCCGACAGTTTTCCCAATTACAGCATTTGTGGACTGCCATTCTACCTAAGCGGGGAAGTTCCTGATTGGCATAATTTGGCTCATCGCACAGCCGAGGAGATCGCAGGCGAAGGCATTGAACTGTTACTCGATCGCACTGCTCAAATCATCGAGCCAACCAACAAAATTGTGACAGCTGTGGATCGACAAGGGCGATCGCACTCCTTAAAGTACGATCGGCTGGTGGTAGCGACGGGTGCTGCATCCACTCAACCTCGGAGTATTGAGGGTTTAGATTTACCAGGAGTTTATCTGTTGCATTCAATGGCAGATAGCTTTGCTATCCACCAACACTTAACCACCCATGCACCTGAATCAGCGGTGATTGTTGGCGGTGGATATATTGATCTGGAAATGGCTGATGCTTTGACTCACCGTGGCATTAGTGTCACAGTCGTTCAACATTCAGAATCAGTGATGAAGACACTAGACCCAAGCTTAAGTGAAATCGTCAGTGAAGAATTACAGCGTCACAATGTTGAAGTTGTCACTGGTTTGGCAATCGAGACGATTGAACAGCAAGGGACGCAGTTGTTGGTAAAGGGAGAGGGCTTTCAGACTACAACTGATATGGTAGTAGTAGCTGTTGGCGTGAAGCCAGCTGCTGATTTAGCACAGACGGCTGGTGTTGCCACAGGGATCAAAGGTGCGATCAAAGTCAACTTGCGGCTGGAAACCGATGTTCCCGACATCTACGCGGCGGGGGACTGTGTTGAGACTTGGCACCGCCTCCTAAAAAAATATACTTACCTTCCCTTGGGGACTACGGCTCATAAGCAAGGTAGGATTGCGGGTGAAAATGCAGTGGGTGGCAATCGAGAATTTGCTGGTTCACTGGGAACTCAAGTGGTAAAAGTGTTTGAGCTAGCGATCGCGCGAACTGGATTGCGTGACTCAGAAGCCGCCGATGCGGGATTTGACCCTTTTACAGTCGCTTTTGAAACTTGGGATCACAAAGCCTACTACCCAGGCGCTCATAAGTTATACATGCGAATCACAGGTGATCGCCAAACTAATCGCTTATTGGGTGCTCAAATTGTCGGTCATCATCAAGCAGAAATTGCCAAGCGGATTGATATCTTTGCTACTGCTCTATTTCACAATATGAAAATTGATCAGTTGAATGACCTCGATCTAAGCTACGCTCCCCCATTTAGTAGTCCTTGGGACCCGATTCAGATGGGTGCTCAAGCTTGGGTGAAGTCACAGCAGCAATCCGATCGTCCGATCCCTGTCCACGCTTAG
- a CDS encoding amino acid permease: MAEEQKSSQSLHRELNVLGAVALGLGSIVGAGVFVSTGIAAGVAGPAMIISVAIAAGVATCNGLNSAQLAANHPVSGGAYEYGYRYLTPWLGFTAGWMFLIAKSASSATAALGCAGYLLNVVGVEGNYIVPVALGVVILLTLIVLTGIKRTNVVNITIVSITLFSLIFFVAAGLPTVLEAGFDNFTPFFQPPTEEDENPVGAVLQATALMFVAYTGYGRIATLGEEVREPQRTIPRAIIITLAITMVLYIGVVVVGIGSVGAETLGAVTGEQVAPLEVAARTFNVPGSALILAIGAVTATLGVLLNLILGLSRVLFAMGRRRDMPSFVARVNQSNDTPYVAVLIMGTIIACMVLIGDVRTTWSFSAFSVLVYYALTDLSALQIPNEERLYPKWIAWIGLSACLFLAFWVEQQIWLVGVGLIIVGLIWKTLVRKLILSFSED; this comes from the coding sequence GTGGCAGAAGAGCAGAAATCTTCACAGTCGCTGCATCGAGAACTAAATGTGCTAGGTGCAGTTGCTCTGGGACTCGGTTCAATTGTCGGTGCCGGTGTATTTGTCAGTACTGGCATTGCGGCGGGTGTTGCAGGTCCAGCAATGATTATTTCCGTGGCGATCGCTGCTGGTGTGGCAACCTGTAACGGACTGAACAGCGCTCAACTAGCAGCCAATCATCCCGTCAGTGGAGGTGCTTACGAGTATGGCTATAGGTATCTCACACCCTGGCTGGGTTTTACTGCTGGCTGGATGTTTCTCATCGCCAAGTCTGCCTCTTCTGCCACAGCTGCCTTGGGTTGTGCTGGCTACTTATTAAATGTTGTAGGTGTAGAAGGCAATTACATCGTTCCTGTTGCTTTAGGGGTGGTGATTCTGCTCACGTTGATTGTTTTGACTGGAATTAAGCGCACCAATGTGGTGAATATTACGATTGTCTCGATTACACTGTTTTCGCTAATTTTCTTTGTTGCTGCTGGCTTGCCTACAGTGCTAGAGGCAGGTTTTGATAATTTCACCCCATTTTTCCAGCCACCTACAGAAGAGGATGAAAATCCTGTAGGGGCAGTACTCCAGGCTACAGCCTTGATGTTTGTGGCATATACAGGGTATGGTCGCATTGCTACCCTAGGCGAAGAAGTGCGGGAACCACAGCGAACCATTCCTAGAGCCATCATTATCACCCTGGCTATAACGATGGTGCTTTATATTGGTGTCGTGGTTGTGGGTATCGGTTCAGTGGGTGCCGAGACCCTAGGGGCAGTCACCGGAGAACAAGTCGCGCCACTGGAAGTTGCTGCCCGCACTTTCAATGTGCCGGGCAGTGCGTTGATTTTAGCAATTGGTGCTGTCACTGCAACATTGGGTGTACTGCTGAATCTAATTTTAGGCTTATCGCGCGTGTTGTTTGCAATGGGTCGCCGTCGGGATATGCCTAGCTTTGTTGCCCGTGTAAATCAGTCAAACGATACACCTTATGTAGCTGTGCTAATCATGGGCACCATAATTGCCTGCATGGTTCTAATTGGAGATGTCAGAACCACCTGGTCATTTAGCGCCTTCTCCGTTTTGGTGTACTACGCCTTGACAGATTTATCTGCATTGCAAATCCCCAATGAGGAGAGGCTTTACCCCAAATGGATCGCTTGGATAGGCTTATCAGCTTGCCTATTCCTAGCTTTTTGGGTAGAACAGCAAATCTGGTTAGTGGGTGTAGGATTAATTATTGTTGGATTGATCTGGAAAACTTTAGTAAGAAAGCTGATTCTCAGTTTTTCTGAAGATTAA